In Chryseobacterium geocarposphaerae, the following are encoded in one genomic region:
- a CDS encoding thioredoxin family protein, with the protein MKVITIFLFLMLVPCFYLSQMKTGTFSDLEILQKEKPKPVIIHMYTSWCSVCKIESFQLNKNKDLVKLINENFYLISFDPEKMKEKINFQGKEFNYLPNGNSGIHELALALSKNKNKPVYPLWIILDKDQNLIEYHEGKFKPEEMKLKLEKVLKF; encoded by the coding sequence ATGAAAGTTATAACAATATTTTTATTTTTAATGTTAGTGCCCTGTTTTTATCTTTCGCAGATGAAGACAGGCACTTTTTCGGATTTGGAAATTCTGCAAAAGGAAAAGCCAAAACCGGTTATTATCCATATGTATACAAGTTGGTGTTCGGTTTGTAAAATAGAATCTTTTCAATTGAATAAAAATAAAGATTTAGTTAAGTTGATCAATGAAAATTTTTACCTGATCAGTTTTGATCCGGAAAAAATGAAGGAAAAGATCAATTTCCAAGGAAAAGAATTTAACTATTTACCGAATGGAAATTCTGGAATTCATGAATTGGCTTTAGCGTTGTCAAAAAATAAAAACAAGCCTGTGTATCCATTGTGGATTATATTAGATAAAGATCAGAATTTGATTGAATATCATGAAGGGAAGTTTAAACCGGAAGAAATGAAACTCAAACTTGAGAAAGTTTTAAAATTTTAA
- a CDS encoding TonB-dependent receptor plug domain-containing protein produces the protein MKRILFSALFFSGYCFSQEADSLNVKSSGKADSVKISDRKIKTKDIDDVVITGTIKPISKSKSPVAVEIYSQKFFQKNPTPSIFEAISMVNGVKPQLNCSVCNTGDIHINGLEGPYTMILIDGMPIVSSLSTVYGLSGIPNSLVDRIEVVKGPASSIYGSEAMGGVINIITKNALTAPKFSVDLMTTTWSENNLDLSTKFSLGKNVASLLSLNYFNYEKRFDSNKDNFTDAALQNRISIFNKWNFQRKENRLASFALRYLYEDRFGGEMQWNKSYRGSDEVYGESIYTNRIEAFGVYQWPIKENIITQFSYNFHDQNSFYGNNPFVATQKVAFTQTYWDKKLGKHDLIVGATFKKTYYDDNTPGTLSSDGLTNEPMKSPIFGAFIQDQWEINEKNTLLLGYRFDYDKIHHSVHSPRFAWKFSPNPYHTLRFNFGTGFRVVNLFTEDHAALTGSREVVIKSDLKPERSINGNLNYVWKIPVGDKLINLDASAFYTYFSNKIVGDFDTDPEKIIYDNLHGYGISRGASLNVDYNFSFPLSVNLGVTYLDVYQKFDGENEKSQQLHAPKWSGTYNLSYKFKNNLTIDFTGQFYGPMRLPVLPNDYRAEYSPFYSLANIQVSRSFKSGFEVYCGIKNLFNFTPKDPLMRPFDPFDKNVDDPISNPYHYTFDTTYGYAPMQKIRGFLGIKYTLK, from the coding sequence ATGAAACGAATACTATTTTCTGCTCTTTTTTTTTCAGGCTATTGTTTTTCACAAGAAGCTGACAGTTTGAATGTAAAGTCATCAGGAAAAGCAGATTCAGTTAAAATTTCAGATCGAAAAATCAAGACTAAAGATATCGATGATGTGGTAATCACCGGAACAATAAAACCGATCAGTAAATCTAAAAGTCCGGTTGCTGTAGAAATCTATTCGCAGAAATTTTTCCAGAAAAACCCTACACCAAGTATTTTTGAAGCCATTTCTATGGTCAATGGAGTAAAACCTCAGTTGAATTGTTCAGTTTGTAATACGGGAGATATTCACATCAACGGATTGGAAGGTCCTTATACGATGATTTTGATCGACGGAATGCCGATTGTAAGTTCGCTTTCAACCGTTTACGGACTGAGTGGCATTCCCAATAGTCTTGTCGATAGAATTGAAGTCGTAAAAGGTCCGGCTTCATCCATTTATGGTTCTGAAGCGATGGGAGGAGTTATTAATATCATTACTAAAAATGCTTTGACCGCTCCGAAATTCAGTGTTGATCTAATGACAACAACCTGGAGTGAAAATAACCTTGATCTCTCCACGAAATTTAGTTTGGGAAAAAATGTTGCTTCCTTATTAAGTTTAAATTATTTCAATTACGAAAAAAGATTTGATTCCAATAAAGATAATTTCACAGATGCAGCATTACAGAACAGAATTTCAATCTTTAATAAATGGAATTTTCAACGAAAAGAAAACCGACTGGCAAGTTTTGCATTAAGATATTTATATGAAGACCGTTTTGGCGGAGAAATGCAGTGGAATAAATCGTATCGTGGAAGTGATGAGGTCTACGGAGAAAGTATTTATACGAATAGAATAGAAGCTTTTGGCGTTTATCAATGGCCTATAAAAGAAAATATAATTACTCAGTTCTCTTACAATTTCCATGATCAGAATTCTTTCTATGGTAATAATCCTTTTGTGGCGACACAGAAAGTGGCTTTTACACAAACGTATTGGGATAAAAAATTGGGAAAACACGATTTGATTGTAGGCGCAACTTTCAAGAAAACCTACTATGATGACAATACTCCGGGAACACTTTCGTCAGACGGCTTGACAAACGAGCCGATGAAATCACCAATTTTTGGAGCTTTTATTCAGGATCAGTGGGAAATTAATGAGAAGAATACCTTATTATTAGGATATAGATTTGATTATGATAAAATTCATCATTCAGTTCATTCACCACGTTTTGCCTGGAAGTTTTCTCCCAATCCTTACCATACATTGAGGTTCAACTTTGGGACGGGTTTCCGTGTGGTAAATTTGTTTACAGAAGATCATGCAGCATTGACTGGTTCGCGTGAAGTGGTGATTAAATCAGATTTAAAACCTGAAAGATCAATCAACGGAAATTTAAATTATGTCTGGAAAATTCCTGTCGGCGACAAGTTGATCAATCTGGATGCTTCGGCTTTTTATACCTATTTCAGTAATAAGATTGTCGGTGATTTTGATACTGATCCTGAGAAAATTATTTATGATAATCTTCACGGTTATGGAATTTCCAGAGGAGCTTCTCTGAATGTAGATTATAACTTTAGTTTTCCTTTGAGTGTCAATTTAGGAGTGACATATCTCGATGTTTATCAGAAATTTGATGGTGAAAATGAAAAATCACAGCAGCTTCATGCCCCGAAATGGAGTGGTACGTATAATTTGAGCTATAAGTTTAAAAATAATCTGACGATAGATTTTACAGGGCAGTTTTACGGACCGATGCGACTGCCAGTTTTACCGAATGATTACCGAGCTGAATATTCCCCGTTTTATTCTCTGGCGAATATTCAGGTTTCGAGAAGTTTCAAATCTGGATTTGAAGTGTATTGCGGGATCAAAAACCTGTTCAATTTTACACCGAAAGATCCTTTGATGCGACCCTTTGATCCGTTTGATAAAAATGTTGATGATCCGATCAGTAATCCTTATCATTACACCTTTGATACAACTTACGGATACGCTCCGATGCAGAAAATAAGGGGATTCCTGGGGATAAAATATACTTTGAAATAA
- a CDS encoding DUF1304 domain-containing protein yields the protein MEIVAKILIAVVAIEHLYILWMEMFAWETKGKEVFKKALPAEMFKPTKGLAANQGLYNGFLAAGLIWSFFIDDPKWQTNIALFFLGCVAVAGIYGAVSATKKIFFVQALPAILAIVAVLLK from the coding sequence ATGGAAATCGTAGCCAAAATTCTAATTGCAGTAGTAGCCATTGAGCATCTTTACATTTTATGGATGGAAATGTTTGCATGGGAAACCAAAGGAAAAGAAGTCTTTAAAAAAGCTTTACCTGCCGAAATGTTTAAACCTACAAAAGGTTTAGCGGCTAACCAAGGTCTGTACAATGGCTTTTTAGCAGCCGGACTGATCTGGTCTTTTTTCATTGATGATCCTAAATGGCAAACCAATATTGCTTTATTTTTCTTAGGATGCGTTGCCGTAGCCGGAATTTACGGTGCTGTTTCTGCTACAAAGAAGATCTTTTTTGTTCAGGCGTTACCAGCGATTTTGGCGATTGTAGCAGTTTTACTAAAATAG
- a CDS encoding succinate CoA transferase has product MLERIRLESLHKKVTTVENAVNIIKDGMVVGSSGFTKAGDSKAILAALAEKGKTEDLKITLMTGASLGHGTDGKLAEANVVKKRMPFQVDPILRNKINKGEILFIDQHLSESAELLHTKNLQNIDVAVIEAAYIERDGSIVPTTSVGNSVTFAALAKKVIIEINTEVPEEVYGIHDIYQAEDYPYRNVIPIVAPWNKIGRKSIPVDPEKIEAIVFTNLKDSPADIAEPDAKTTAIAKHIIEFFENEVRLGRLTDRLLPLQAGIGKVANAVLTGFKDSNFYDLTMFSEVLQDSTFDLIDAGKLSFASASSVTVSKDCYDRVFGNLSKYREKFVLRPQNISNTPGLIRRLGVIAINTAIEFDIYGNVNSTHIGGTKIMNGIGGSGDFARNAYLSIFVTQAASKENKISHVLPMVSHTDHTEHDVDILVTDVGLADLRGLAPRERAQKIIDNCVHPDYKEELQSYFDRACERGGHTPHLLEESFSWHLRFSQTGSMKKEIAQEVLN; this is encoded by the coding sequence ATGTTAGAAAGAATCAGACTAGAAAGTCTACATAAGAAAGTAACCACAGTAGAAAATGCCGTCAATATCATTAAAGATGGCATGGTAGTAGGATCCAGCGGTTTTACAAAAGCCGGAGACAGTAAAGCCATTTTAGCCGCACTGGCTGAAAAAGGAAAAACTGAAGATCTGAAAATCACCTTAATGACCGGCGCTTCTTTAGGCCACGGAACAGACGGAAAGCTTGCAGAAGCCAATGTCGTAAAAAAAAGGATGCCGTTTCAGGTTGATCCTATTCTCAGAAACAAAATCAACAAAGGTGAAATTCTTTTCATCGATCAGCATTTAAGTGAAAGTGCAGAACTTCTTCATACCAAAAATTTACAAAATATTGATGTTGCTGTAATTGAAGCTGCCTATATTGAAAGAGACGGAAGCATCGTTCCGACAACCTCCGTAGGAAATTCGGTAACTTTCGCTGCTCTAGCAAAAAAAGTAATCATAGAGATCAACACGGAAGTTCCTGAAGAAGTATACGGAATCCACGACATCTATCAGGCAGAAGATTATCCATACAGAAATGTAATTCCTATCGTTGCGCCTTGGAATAAAATCGGGAGAAAAAGCATTCCGGTAGATCCTGAAAAAATTGAAGCGATTGTTTTTACCAATCTTAAAGACAGTCCTGCCGATATTGCTGAACCGGATGCAAAAACAACGGCCATTGCAAAACATATCATTGAGTTCTTTGAAAATGAAGTACGTTTAGGAAGACTTACAGACAGGCTTCTCCCGCTTCAGGCAGGAATCGGTAAAGTAGCGAACGCCGTTCTTACCGGATTTAAAGACAGTAACTTCTATGATCTGACTATGTTCTCAGAAGTCTTACAAGACAGTACTTTTGATCTGATTGATGCAGGAAAACTAAGCTTTGCTTCGGCATCTTCTGTAACGGTTTCTAAAGACTGCTATGACCGAGTGTTTGGAAATCTTAGCAAATACAGAGAAAAATTTGTTTTAAGACCTCAAAATATTTCCAACACGCCAGGATTGATCAGAAGGCTGGGAGTAATTGCAATTAATACAGCTATAGAATTTGACATTTATGGAAACGTAAACTCCACGCATATCGGAGGAACAAAAATCATGAATGGAATTGGCGGTTCAGGAGATTTTGCAAGAAATGCCTATTTAAGTATTTTCGTCACTCAGGCAGCTTCTAAAGAAAATAAGATTTCTCACGTCCTTCCAATGGTTTCTCATACCGATCACACAGAGCATGATGTTGATATCCTGGTGACAGATGTCGGTTTAGCAGATTTAAGAGGGCTTGCTCCGAGAGAAAGAGCTCAGAAAATCATTGATAATTGTGTTCACCCTGATTATAAAGAAGAGTTGCAGTCTTATTTTGACCGTGCCTGTGAAAGAGGAGGACACACTCCTCACCTTTTGGAAGAATCTTTCAGCTGGCATTTAAGATTCTCACAAACCGGAAGTATGAAGAAAGAAATTGCTCAGGAAGTTTTAAATTAA
- a CDS encoding Crp/Fnr family transcriptional regulator: protein METFKQHLDKFITMSDEEFASVLSFFQELEVKKKQDLMLSGEVCKSMYFVVKGCLRKFFVNEKGIEQTTEFAIENWWITDTFAYERQMKSDFCIQAVERSTILMIDLQNQEALLKKHPIMERYFRMVYQRAYASSERRIRYLYEMSREELYIHFSTQYPWFIQRIPQYLIASFLGFTPEYLSEIRAKLRS, encoded by the coding sequence ATGGAGACTTTTAAACAACATTTAGATAAATTCATTACCATGAGTGATGAAGAATTTGCTTCGGTTCTTTCATTCTTTCAGGAGCTGGAAGTGAAGAAAAAGCAGGATCTGATGTTGAGTGGGGAAGTTTGCAAGTCGATGTACTTTGTTGTTAAAGGATGTCTCCGAAAATTTTTCGTCAATGAAAAAGGAATAGAGCAGACGACTGAATTTGCGATTGAAAACTGGTGGATTACCGATACTTTTGCCTATGAACGACAGATGAAGTCGGATTTTTGTATTCAGGCGGTAGAACGCTCTACAATTTTAATGATTGATCTTCAGAATCAGGAAGCATTACTGAAAAAACATCCCATCATGGAACGGTATTTCAGAATGGTTTATCAGCGGGCTTATGCATCTTCGGAAAGACGGATCCGTTATTTATATGAAATGAGCCGGGAAGAATTGTATATACACTTCAGTACGCAATATCCATGGTTTATTCAAAGAATTCCCCAGTATTTAATTGCTTCGTTTTTAGGTTTTACTCCGGAATATTTAAGTGAAATCAGAGCAAAATTACGTTCTTAA
- a CDS encoding acetyl-CoA hydrolase/transferase family protein — translation MYNYISAEEAVYTIKSGNRVFFHGSACTPNHLIDELARQSHRLSNVEMVSITQQGNVEIAKPEYKDSFFINSLFVSTPVRDAVNSDRGDFVPVFLSEIPILFRKNILPLDVALITVSPPDKHGFCTLGTSVDIARAAVDTAKTIVAIVNPLMPRTHGDGMIHVSRIHKLVWHEEELPTVDYGSKVGPEEMEVGKNVAELIEDRSTLQMGIGTIPDAVLKCLGNHKDLGIHTEMLSDGVIDLIQSDVINNKYKGYNDNKTITSFCFGTRKLYDYVDDNTVFSFDDVSTVNFPINIMRNKKMVAINSAIEIDLTGQVCADSIGTMQYSGIGGQMDFMRGAALSEDGKPIIAITSRTKKGISRIVPYLKQGAGVVTTRGHIHYVVTEYGTAYLYGKNLRQRAQELISIAHPDDREMLERAAFERFKH, via the coding sequence ATGTACAACTATATAAGTGCGGAAGAAGCTGTATACACCATAAAAAGCGGGAACAGGGTATTTTTTCACGGAAGTGCATGTACTCCCAATCATTTAATTGATGAACTGGCGAGACAATCTCATCGTCTTTCTAATGTAGAAATGGTTTCCATTACCCAACAGGGAAATGTGGAAATTGCCAAACCAGAGTACAAAGACAGCTTTTTCATCAATTCTCTTTTTGTTTCAACTCCGGTACGAGATGCCGTAAATTCTGACCGGGGAGATTTTGTCCCTGTCTTTTTAAGTGAAATCCCCATTCTATTCAGGAAAAATATTTTACCGCTTGATGTAGCTTTAATCACAGTTTCTCCACCAGACAAACATGGCTTCTGTACTTTAGGAACATCCGTTGATATTGCCAGAGCAGCAGTAGATACCGCAAAAACAATTGTAGCTATTGTCAATCCGCTGATGCCTAGAACCCACGGAGACGGAATGATCCATGTAAGCAGAATTCATAAACTGGTATGGCATGAAGAGGAACTTCCAACAGTAGATTACGGTTCAAAAGTGGGACCTGAAGAAATGGAAGTCGGGAAAAATGTAGCTGAACTGATTGAAGACAGATCTACCCTGCAAATGGGAATAGGAACCATTCCTGATGCGGTTTTAAAATGCCTGGGAAATCATAAGGATTTAGGGATACACACCGAAATGTTGAGTGACGGAGTGATTGATTTGATCCAGAGTGATGTCATCAACAATAAATATAAAGGCTACAACGACAATAAAACAATTACCAGTTTCTGTTTCGGAACAAGAAAATTATACGATTATGTAGATGACAATACGGTTTTCTCATTTGATGATGTAAGTACAGTGAATTTTCCGATTAATATCATGAGAAACAAAAAAATGGTGGCCATCAATTCTGCCATTGAAATAGATCTTACAGGTCAGGTTTGTGCAGATTCCATCGGAACTATGCAGTACAGCGGAATCGGCGGACAAATGGATTTTATGAGAGGAGCGGCATTGAGTGAAGATGGAAAACCCATCATTGCCATCACTTCAAGAACCAAAAAGGGAATTTCCAGGATTGTTCCTTACCTGAAACAGGGAGCCGGAGTTGTTACAACGAGAGGACACATTCATTATGTGGTTACGGAATACGGAACCGCTTATTTATATGGTAAAAATTTACGCCAAAGAGCTCAGGAACTGATCAGCATTGCGCATCCTGATGATCGGGAAATGCTGGAAAGAGCTGCTTTCGAAAGATTTAAACATTAA
- a CDS encoding homogentisate 1,2-dioxygenase, translated as MRYHQSGNIPQKRHTIFKSPEDKFYYEQLFGTEGFHGISSLLYHIHRPTQIKSIGEPKDVAPKIAVEKNVTPRMFKGMNVTPEDDFMDSRKFLMVNNDLKMGLSKPRKSMDYFYKNAECDELLYAHSGSGILKTFVGNLEFSVGDYLIIPRGTIYQVELHSDDTVFFVVESHSPIYTPKRYRNEFGQLLEHSPFCERDIITPTFVEPKDEKGEFLIKVKKENQITDFIYATHPFDVVGWDGYFYPYKFNIKNFEPITGRIHQPPPVHQTFEAHNFVVCSFCARMYDYHPQAIPAPYNHSNIDSDEVLFYTEGDFMSRNHIDLMDFTLHPGGIVHGPHPGAMERSIGKKFTEEYAVMVDPFRPLKLTEEALKVEDPTYKTSWLEE; from the coding sequence ATGAGATATCATCAGTCGGGAAATATCCCACAAAAAAGGCATACGATTTTCAAATCTCCTGAAGATAAATTTTACTATGAACAGCTTTTCGGAACAGAGGGTTTTCATGGAATTTCTTCACTATTGTACCACATTCACCGTCCGACTCAGATCAAATCGATTGGCGAACCGAAAGATGTAGCACCGAAAATCGCAGTTGAGAAAAACGTAACTCCAAGAATGTTTAAGGGAATGAATGTAACTCCCGAAGATGATTTTATGGACAGCCGCAAGTTTTTGATGGTAAACAATGACCTTAAAATGGGATTGTCGAAGCCAAGAAAATCGATGGATTATTTCTACAAAAACGCTGAATGTGACGAGCTTTTATACGCTCACAGCGGAAGCGGAATTCTAAAAACTTTTGTTGGAAACCTTGAATTTTCCGTTGGTGATTACTTAATCATTCCAAGAGGAACCATTTATCAGGTTGAATTACATTCTGATGATACTGTCTTCTTTGTAGTAGAAAGTCACTCACCAATTTACACTCCGAAGAGATACAGGAACGAGTTTGGTCAATTATTGGAACATTCTCCGTTCTGCGAAAGAGATATTATTACACCTACTTTTGTTGAGCCTAAAGACGAAAAAGGGGAATTTTTGATTAAGGTAAAAAAGGAAAATCAAATCACAGATTTTATCTACGCAACGCATCCGTTTGATGTGGTAGGCTGGGACGGATATTTTTATCCTTATAAATTTAATATTAAAAACTTTGAACCGATCACAGGAAGAATTCATCAACCGCCACCGGTTCACCAGACGTTTGAAGCACACAATTTCGTGGTTTGTTCGTTCTGTGCAAGAATGTATGACTACCATCCTCAGGCAATTCCGGCACCTTACAATCATTCCAACATTGATTCTGATGAGGTTTTATTCTATACAGAAGGGGATTTCATGAGCCGTAATCATATTGATTTAATGGACTTTACGCTTCACCCCGGAGGAATCGTTCACGGACCTCACCCCGGCGCAATGGAAAGAAGTATCGGTAAAAAATTCACGGAAGAATATGCGGTAATGGTAGATCCTTTCCGTCCTTTAAAACTTACGGAAGAAGCTTTGAAAGTAGAAGATCCAACTTATAAAACTTCCTGGCTGGAGGAATAA